CGTGGCGGGCCTGGTGGACCTGCCGTTCGAGATGGACAACGAGGCCAACCTGGCGGCGCTGGGCGAATTGTGGTTCGGGGCCAGGGAGCCCGACTTCCTCTACGTGTCCGGCGAGATCGGCATCGGCGCCGGCCTGGTGGTCGAAGGCGCGGTGTTCAGGGGCACGTTCGGGCTGGCGGGCGAGCTGGGGCACGTGGTCGTGGTGCCGGACGGGCCGGTGTGCCGGTGCGGCGGGCGGGGCTGCCTGGAGGTGTACGCGGGCCAGGACGCGTTGCTCGGCGAGGTGGCCTCGGTCGGCGAGCTGGTCGCGCGGCTGGAGTCGGGCGACCCGCGGGCGCGGGAGGCGTGCGAGCGGGCCGGGCACGCGCTCGGCGTGGCGCTCACCTCGGCCGTGCACCTGCTCGACCCGGGCCGGATCGTGCTCGGCGGCGTCTTCGCGCCGCTGTTCCGCTGGCTGGAGGGGCCGGTGTCGGCGGGGATGCGGGCCAGGCTGGGGCAGATGCGGGGGGCGCCGCCCGCGCTCGTGGTCTCGGGGACGGGGGGCGACGCGGCCGTGCTGGGGGCGGCCGGGTCGATCATCCAGAAGGTCCTGGCGGAGCCCGTCCAGCTACTGGGGCTGTAAGCGGACATTCCGTACTATGTCGGGGTGAAGATCGAGGAGCGCGCCGTCGCGGACCCCGAGCTCGCCGCCCTGCTCGACGCGGCCTTCGCGGAGCTGGTCGCCCGCTACGGGGCCGAGGGCCGCTCGCAGGTGAAGGAGGGCGCCCGGTACCTGGTGGCCTCCCTGGACGGGCAGGCCGTCGGCTGCGGCGCGGTGCAGCCGGTGGACGCCGTCACCGGGGAGCTCAAGCGCATGTACGTGGTCCCCGGGCAGCGCGGGCGCGGCATCGCCACCTCCCTGCTGTCGGCCCTGGAGGACCTGGCCAGGAGCCTCGGCTACGAGCGGCTGCGGCTGGCGACCGGGCTGCGCCAGCCCGAGGCCATCGCCCTGTACGAGCGGTGCGCGTACACGCTGACCGAGCCGTACGGCCGGTACGTGGACGCGCCGCTGACCCGCTGCTACGCGAAGGCACTGACGCCGTAGGGCGCCGGCGGCGTTGGTCTGGT
The nucleotide sequence above comes from Nonomuraea gerenzanensis. Encoded proteins:
- a CDS encoding ROK family transcriptional regulator, producing the protein MLATIHRSGPHTRAALAERTGLTKTTVSSLVADLLEAGVVTESGTVRGGERGRPGVAVSLSGHRVAALGLEINIDYLAACVVDLTRTVRLRRVRPADNRNSDPAEILEALRGLVKEITAEAEEAGLRVIGAALAVPGTVEGGVLRSAPHLGWRDVRVAGLVDLPFEMDNEANLAALGELWFGAREPDFLYVSGEIGIGAGLVVEGAVFRGTFGLAGELGHVVVVPDGPVCRCGGRGCLEVYAGQDALLGEVASVGELVARLESGDPRAREACERAGHALGVALTSAVHLLDPGRIVLGGVFAPLFRWLEGPVSAGMRARLGQMRGAPPALVVSGTGGDAAVLGAAGSIIQKVLAEPVQLLGL
- a CDS encoding GNAT family N-acetyltransferase, translating into MKIEERAVADPELAALLDAAFAELVARYGAEGRSQVKEGARYLVASLDGQAVGCGAVQPVDAVTGELKRMYVVPGQRGRGIATSLLSALEDLARSLGYERLRLATGLRQPEAIALYERCAYTLTEPYGRYVDAPLTRCYAKALTP